Proteins encoded in a region of the Devosia sp. RR2S18 genome:
- a CDS encoding protein-glutamate methylesterase/protein-glutamine glutaminase, which yields MTFSSRKIRVLIVDDSASVRMTLSEIIGSDPDLEVMATAADPYVAVERIRQEVPDVMFLDIELPRMDGLTFLRKIMAQRPIPVVICSSLAEAGSDTLMQALEAGAVDVVTKPRVDTAQFLQESRMRICDAAKAAAHAKFRGVHKPAPRLVVEAKLDADAIIPPHSEARAASVRARQPDTDPIICIGASTGGTEALREVLEPLPAISPAILIVQHMPENFTNAFARRLNNMCAIEVKEAEDGDVVLPGRALIAPGNRHMLLQRTGTRYTVSIVDGPHVSRHRPSVDVLFRSASQTAGRNAMGVLLTGMGDDGARGLLEMRQAGSYTLAQDEESCVVFGMPKEAIQRGAAAKTVPLNRVAGEIGIYARAPRRTGS from the coding sequence ATGACGTTCTCCAGCCGCAAAATCCGCGTCCTTATCGTCGACGACAGCGCCTCGGTCCGCATGACCTTGAGCGAGATTATTGGCAGCGATCCCGATCTCGAGGTGATGGCGACGGCTGCCGACCCTTACGTTGCAGTCGAGCGCATCCGCCAGGAAGTGCCCGACGTCATGTTCCTCGATATCGAACTGCCGCGCATGGACGGGTTGACCTTCCTGCGCAAGATCATGGCGCAGCGGCCTATCCCCGTGGTCATCTGCTCCAGCCTTGCCGAGGCGGGATCGGATACCTTGATGCAGGCGCTTGAAGCGGGTGCCGTGGACGTGGTGACTAAGCCGCGCGTGGACACCGCCCAATTCCTCCAGGAATCACGGATGCGGATCTGTGATGCCGCCAAGGCCGCTGCGCACGCCAAGTTCCGCGGTGTGCACAAGCCGGCGCCCCGCCTCGTTGTGGAAGCCAAGCTGGACGCGGACGCGATCATCCCACCCCATTCCGAGGCGCGCGCCGCTTCCGTCCGCGCTCGGCAGCCCGATACCGATCCGATCATCTGCATCGGCGCATCCACCGGCGGCACCGAGGCCCTGCGGGAGGTGCTTGAGCCCCTGCCCGCCATCTCACCCGCAATCCTCATCGTGCAGCACATGCCGGAGAACTTCACCAACGCTTTCGCCCGGCGCCTCAACAACATGTGCGCCATCGAAGTCAAGGAGGCCGAGGATGGCGACGTGGTGCTGCCAGGTCGAGCGCTGATCGCCCCCGGCAATCGCCACATGCTGCTGCAACGCACTGGCACGCGCTATACGGTTAGCATCGTCGATGGTCCGCACGTTTCGCGTCACCGGCCATCGGTCGATGTTCTTTTTCGTTCCGCCTCGCAAACTGCCGGTCGCAATGCCATGGGCGTGTTGCTGACTGGCATGGGCGACGATGGTGCGCGGGGCCTGCTCGAAATGCGTCAGGCCGGCAGCTACACCCTTGCTCAGGACGAGGAAAGCTGTGTTGTTTTCGGCATGCCCAAGGAAGCCATTCAGCGAGGGGCAGCGGCCAAAACCGTGCCGCTCAATCGCGTCGCCGGCGAGATCGGCATCTACGCCCGCGCTCCGCGGCGAACCGGGAGTTAA
- a CDS encoding CheR family methyltransferase, with amino-acid sequence MSLLTRPAPAADHADADHLSHRDYGRISQLIGDETGIKLPPAKRLMIEGRLRKRVRALGLRGLDDYSHFLFQRGGLAAERVHLIDAVTTNKTDFFREPEHFNLLERKLVPDLLELRNGERQPLIKVWSAASSTGAEAYTTAMVLADLAAQRRDFRFAILGTDISTSVLKQAERAVYPTEFVAPVPPEKNGRYLMHARKQGLRPEVRIVPELRRLVQFARLNLMDTSYPFDRDVDVIFLRNVLIYFDKADQEKVILRLIGHLRCGGYLILGHSESMIGTAVTMRQVAPAVFQKP; translated from the coding sequence TTGTCGCTTCTGACCCGCCCCGCGCCGGCCGCGGACCATGCCGACGCCGATCACCTCAGCCATCGTGACTACGGCCGTATCTCCCAACTGATTGGCGATGAAACCGGCATTAAGCTGCCGCCTGCCAAACGGCTGATGATCGAAGGCCGTTTGCGCAAGCGCGTGCGTGCGCTGGGCCTGCGAGGGTTGGACGACTACAGCCATTTCCTCTTTCAGCGCGGCGGCCTCGCCGCTGAACGGGTCCACCTGATTGACGCGGTCACCACCAACAAGACCGACTTCTTTCGCGAGCCCGAACACTTCAACCTGCTCGAGCGCAAGCTCGTCCCGGATCTGCTGGAACTTCGCAACGGTGAGCGGCAGCCTCTGATCAAAGTGTGGAGCGCGGCATCCTCCACAGGCGCCGAAGCGTACACCACTGCCATGGTGCTGGCCGACCTAGCGGCCCAGCGGCGCGATTTCCGCTTCGCCATTTTGGGTACGGACATCTCGACATCCGTGCTTAAACAAGCCGAACGGGCCGTTTACCCAACCGAGTTCGTCGCGCCGGTACCGCCCGAGAAAAACGGTCGCTATCTGATGCATGCCCGCAAACAAGGCTTGCGTCCCGAGGTGCGAATAGTCCCTGAACTGCGCCGGCTCGTCCAGTTCGCTCGGCTCAACCTCATGGATACCTCGTACCCCTTTGACCGGGATGTGGACGTCATCTTCCTGCGCAATGTCCTGATCTATTTCGATAAGGCCGACCAGGAGAAGGTGATCCTGCGCCTGATCGGACATTTGCGGTGCGGCGGTTATCTAATTCTTGGGCATTCCGAATCCATGATCGGTACCGCGGTGACCATGCGTCAGGTTGCCCCCGCCGTTTTCCAGAAGCCGTGA
- a CDS encoding chemotaxis protein CheW, translating into MAERAQYVTLGVAEELFAAPVEKVQEILDMRPIARLPQAPAALLGMIDVRGQGVPVVDLRLTLGLPETPDTENTRIIVLALAGRGGDLRLGLRADRVFEVTILDDDALDPAPPVSGLWSGRCIAGIGRRNGRFVTVLELDRLLGDFEAATSQAA; encoded by the coding sequence ATGGCGGAACGGGCCCAATACGTAACTCTGGGCGTTGCGGAGGAACTCTTCGCAGCGCCGGTCGAGAAGGTGCAGGAAATCCTGGACATGCGACCCATCGCGCGGCTGCCCCAGGCGCCGGCAGCCCTGCTCGGCATGATCGACGTGCGTGGCCAGGGTGTTCCGGTGGTCGATCTGCGCCTGACCCTTGGTCTGCCGGAGACACCCGACACCGAAAACACCCGCATCATCGTCCTGGCCCTTGCGGGCCGGGGCGGGGATCTGCGGTTGGGGCTGCGTGCCGACCGGGTCTTCGAGGTGACTATCCTCGACGACGATGCCCTCGATCCGGCGCCCCCGGTGAGCGGCCTATGGTCAGGGCGCTGTATCGCCGGCATTGGCCGTCGTAACGGACGCTTCGTGACGGTGCTCGAGCTCGATCGGCTCCTCGGCGATTTTGAAGCCGCCACCTCTCAGGCTGCGTGA
- a CDS encoding methyl-accepting chemotaxis protein, with translation MRLTIKTKLAAVFTVVVAMSAGSMFVALQNLGALNEKLETIVNVRAANVVTSSQMQTSLESLGSRIRAQILTTDPDLKQEYIASLESDYTELTSGLDQLSANAPDSATLEQLPVFSAKLDQMWSEALATQEHTLKNSDATALQISRSEGSGALGVFEETMAALRASLERRVASGDLMAFPAYQAATEMFVTGSDMFRQQRNVLLAASQDRALQEQWHADYLAGVEANAGRIPDMQRTMPQGDMALFNAARTAYDDMVAAMNKAVAVSMENGDYFAMQTASNTNLLLEEADGILQGLIDHNQELMAEADVQAQQLYEHSMMLLIGILAGSAIIAAIAATWIVISISRALSSAVKLANDVADGDLNATAAVKSDDEVSDLIKALNGMTAKLREVVAEVTSATRNVAAGSQEMSATAEQLSQGATEQASSTEEASASMEEMAATIKQSADNASQTEKIARQSAADAIASGEAVNNAVTAMQTIAEKIMVVQEIARQTDLLALNAAVEAARAGEHGRGFAVVASEVRKLAERSQAAAAEISTLSGTTVKAAQSAGEMLGKLVPDIQRTAELVEEISAASREQNAGASQINTAIQQLDKVTQQNTSAAEEMSATSEELASQAEQLQSAISYFRVDDRHGASEAPLASRSKPSTAALREAILAKAPHVAPRKPAARASSGGGFDLDLDDGHDALDAEFSRRGAA, from the coding sequence GTGAGACTGACTATCAAAACCAAACTGGCGGCGGTGTTCACCGTCGTGGTTGCCATGTCCGCGGGGAGCATGTTCGTCGCGCTTCAAAATCTCGGTGCTCTGAACGAGAAGCTCGAGACCATCGTGAACGTACGGGCTGCCAATGTGGTGACATCGTCTCAGATGCAGACGAGCCTTGAGAGCCTGGGTTCGCGCATTCGGGCCCAAATTCTGACGACCGACCCTGACCTCAAGCAGGAGTACATCGCTTCCCTCGAGAGCGACTACACCGAACTGACGAGCGGCCTCGATCAGCTCAGTGCCAACGCCCCAGACTCCGCTACCCTCGAGCAGCTGCCCGTTTTCTCGGCCAAGCTCGATCAGATGTGGTCTGAAGCTCTGGCAACTCAAGAACACACCCTTAAAAACTCCGACGCGACCGCACTCCAGATCAGCCGCAGCGAAGGCAGCGGTGCTTTGGGTGTTTTCGAGGAAACCATGGCCGCGTTGCGCGCTTCACTTGAGCGTCGCGTCGCCTCAGGCGATCTGATGGCCTTTCCCGCCTACCAGGCAGCGACTGAGATGTTCGTAACCGGTAGCGACATGTTCCGGCAGCAGCGAAATGTGCTCCTGGCCGCGTCACAGGATCGCGCTTTGCAGGAGCAGTGGCATGCTGACTACCTTGCTGGCGTCGAGGCGAATGCGGGTCGTATCCCGGACATGCAACGGACAATGCCGCAGGGCGATATGGCTTTGTTCAATGCTGCGAGAACGGCCTACGACGACATGGTTGCGGCCATGAACAAGGCCGTTGCGGTGAGCATGGAAAATGGCGACTACTTTGCGATGCAAACCGCGTCGAACACGAACCTGCTGCTCGAGGAGGCCGATGGCATTTTGCAAGGACTTATCGACCACAATCAGGAGCTTATGGCAGAGGCTGATGTACAAGCTCAGCAACTCTACGAACATTCGATGATGCTATTGATTGGCATTCTCGCCGGTTCGGCCATAATCGCAGCAATAGCCGCCACCTGGATCGTTATCTCGATCTCTCGTGCTCTCTCGAGCGCCGTAAAACTCGCCAATGACGTGGCCGATGGCGACCTCAACGCGACCGCTGCTGTGAAATCGGACGACGAGGTCTCCGATCTCATCAAAGCGCTCAACGGCATGACGGCCAAGCTGCGTGAAGTCGTCGCCGAAGTGACCTCCGCCACCCGCAACGTTGCGGCCGGCAGCCAGGAAATGTCCGCCACGGCCGAACAGTTGAGCCAGGGTGCAACCGAGCAGGCGTCCTCGACCGAAGAGGCTTCCGCTTCGATGGAAGAAATGGCTGCCACCATTAAGCAGTCGGCCGACAATGCATCGCAGACCGAAAAGATCGCGCGCCAGTCCGCTGCCGACGCAATCGCCTCTGGCGAAGCTGTGAACAACGCTGTCACTGCCATGCAGACGATCGCCGAAAAGATCATGGTCGTGCAGGAAATCGCCCGCCAGACCGATCTCCTGGCGCTCAACGCGGCAGTGGAAGCTGCCCGTGCCGGCGAACATGGCCGCGGCTTTGCCGTGGTAGCCTCCGAAGTGCGTAAGCTCGCCGAACGCAGCCAGGCTGCGGCGGCAGAAATCTCTACGCTCTCGGGCACTACGGTAAAGGCCGCCCAGTCTGCCGGCGAAATGCTCGGCAAGCTGGTTCCCGATATCCAGCGCACGGCTGAACTGGTCGAGGAAATCTCGGCGGCCAGCCGTGAGCAGAATGCCGGTGCTAGCCAGATCAACACGGCCATCCAGCAGCTCGACAAGGTCACCCAGCAGAACACTTCGGCTGCCGAAGAAATGTCGGCGACCTCTGAAGAGCTGGCGAGCCAGGCCGAACAGCTGCAATCGGCGATCAGCTACTTCCGGGTCGATGATCGTCACGGTGCCAGCGAAGCTCCACTGGCCAGCCGTTCCAAGCCGTCCACCGCGGCACTGCGCGAGGCGATCCTTGCCAAGGCGCCTCATGTCGCTCCCCGCAAGCCGGCAGCCCGGGCAAGCAGCGGTGGTGGCTTCGATCTTGACCTCGATGACGGGCATGATGCGCTCGACGCCGAGTTCAGCCGCCGCGGCGCGGCCTGA
- a CDS encoding chemotaxis protein CheW — MSAVPNTSMKALTLRLQDELFAVEAGSVREILDLVPITEVPNASPFVNGLINVRGRVVPLADLRVMFGMDRPEPDQDTRIVVMEVEIDGEPTVAGILADKVHDVTDIEAASIEEAPKVGMRWRPEFIRGIGKRDGGFIIIPDLGRIFETQGARTVAPAASEERSAS, encoded by the coding sequence ATGAGCGCTGTTCCCAACACTTCGATGAAGGCGCTGACGCTACGCCTCCAGGACGAGCTCTTTGCCGTGGAGGCGGGCAGCGTCCGCGAGATCCTTGATCTTGTGCCGATCACCGAGGTGCCCAACGCCTCACCCTTCGTCAACGGGCTGATCAATGTACGCGGCCGCGTCGTGCCGCTGGCTGATCTCCGGGTCATGTTCGGCATGGATCGGCCTGAACCCGATCAAGATACCCGCATCGTTGTCATGGAAGTGGAGATCGACGGCGAGCCGACCGTCGCCGGCATTCTCGCCGACAAGGTCCATGACGTCACCGACATTGAAGCGGCTTCGATCGAAGAGGCGCCCAAGGTCGGCATGCGCTGGCGGCCCGAGTTCATCCGCGGCATCGGCAAGCGCGATGGCGGCTTCATCATCATCCCGGATCTAGGACGCATTTTCGAAACCCAGGGCGCCAGAACGGTCGCCCCAGCAGCTTCAGAAGAAAGGTCTGCATCGTGA